A genomic window from Exiguobacterium acetylicum DSM 20416 includes:
- a CDS encoding biotin--[acetyl-CoA-carboxylase] ligase produces the protein MAHSVREQILIALRKRTWYSGQELAETLNISRTAIWKHMQILKEEGYQIISNKKQGYQLVDEGDLLTPIAIEQWLTTACLGRHLLHFEELDTTQRIAHEQAQQHAPEGTLVVCDHQTNGRGQLGRTWHEAKNEGIAMSLLVRPDVPMHQAGQLTLVAGIALAQSLRTFDVPVTIKWPNDILINGRKVAGILTEMQTEADRISSVIIGIGINVHHEQFPEGIKDRATSLVRESGRTFRRAEVVATFLNRFERLYTQWLELGFGSFVSEWETLADRLHEQVTLRTRQATASGTLLGIDETGTIRIKTETGETRFHSAELIYW, from the coding sequence ATGGCGCACTCAGTCCGAGAACAAATCTTGATCGCACTTCGTAAGCGGACGTGGTATTCCGGACAAGAATTAGCAGAGACGTTAAATATTTCACGTACCGCCATTTGGAAGCATATGCAAATTTTAAAAGAAGAAGGATACCAGATCATCTCAAATAAAAAACAAGGTTATCAATTAGTCGATGAAGGCGATTTGCTAACGCCGATTGCCATTGAACAATGGTTAACGACAGCGTGTCTTGGTCGCCACCTCCTTCATTTCGAAGAACTGGATACAACGCAACGGATTGCACATGAACAAGCGCAACAGCATGCGCCAGAAGGAACACTCGTCGTATGCGATCACCAAACGAATGGACGCGGACAGCTAGGGAGAACGTGGCATGAGGCGAAAAATGAAGGCATCGCGATGAGTCTACTCGTCCGACCAGATGTACCGATGCATCAAGCAGGTCAATTAACACTTGTAGCAGGTATTGCACTTGCACAGTCTCTCCGGACATTCGATGTTCCGGTTACGATTAAATGGCCGAACGACATCTTGATTAACGGTCGTAAGGTAGCAGGCATCTTGACGGAAATGCAGACCGAGGCGGACCGGATTAGTTCGGTCATCATCGGCATCGGCATCAATGTCCATCACGAACAGTTTCCCGAAGGCATCAAAGATCGTGCTACCTCGCTTGTCCGAGAATCAGGAAGAACTTTCCGACGTGCGGAAGTCGTCGCGACGTTTTTGAATCGATTTGAACGACTATACACGCAGTGGCTCGAGCTAGGGTTCGGATCTTTCGTCTCCGAGTGGGAAACACTCGCTGACCGCTTACATGAACAAGTGACACTACGGACACGTCAGGCGACCGCTTCCGGAACATTGCTCGGTATTGACGAGACGGGTACGATTCGGATTAAGACGGAAACAGGTGAGACCCGTTTCCATTCAGCAGAGCTGATTTACTGGTAA
- a CDS encoding CCA tRNA nucleotidyltransferase codes for MNGCVRVMNLLEGAHHIIKTIEQAGGEAYIVGGAVRDMLLDRTPGDYDLASSMLPEQIIDLFPVVIPTGLEHGTVTVLLNHVPYEITTFRSEATYSDRRRPDAVTLGVSLEEDLTRRDFTINAMALRPTGRVDLFGGARDIEERIIRTVGKPTERFNEDALRMMRAFRFMSQLDFSLDEATEQAITELAPHLAAVAIERIAIEFEKLLLGPGKQRALQAMLRTGIERYLPGMTSEIVKGLAQQSLRGVSKDAVWTLVLDAGLARDQLTRWKRSKHQVQLATRLAPLLHRPLQDWDRYQLSDSELTTLREMTGKHYPDRSDLPIRGRKELAVDGKDMIRLGLQKQQIKEALLHLENSVVMRSCPNDRTALMEEVERWRTQSENKS; via the coding sequence ATGAACGGGTGTGTGCGCGTCATGAACTTGCTTGAAGGTGCACATCACATCATTAAAACAATCGAGCAAGCGGGCGGTGAAGCCTATATCGTCGGTGGTGCCGTTCGTGATATGTTGCTCGACCGGACACCTGGAGACTATGATTTAGCGAGCTCGATGTTACCGGAACAAATCATCGACTTATTCCCTGTCGTCATTCCGACAGGACTTGAGCATGGAACCGTAACGGTCTTACTCAACCACGTGCCGTACGAGATCACGACGTTCCGCTCGGAAGCAACGTATAGCGATCGCCGGCGACCGGATGCGGTGACGCTTGGTGTCAGTTTGGAAGAGGATTTGACCCGGCGCGACTTTACAATCAACGCGATGGCACTCAGACCAACGGGTCGCGTCGATCTATTCGGAGGAGCGCGTGACATCGAAGAGCGGATCATCCGGACGGTCGGCAAACCGACCGAACGTTTTAATGAAGATGCGCTTCGGATGATGCGGGCGTTCCGCTTCATGAGTCAACTGGACTTCTCGCTTGACGAGGCGACGGAACAAGCAATTACGGAACTTGCCCCACATTTAGCGGCCGTTGCGATTGAGCGGATCGCGATCGAGTTCGAGAAGCTCTTACTTGGTCCGGGAAAACAGCGGGCGTTACAGGCGATGCTACGCACTGGCATCGAACGCTATTTACCCGGCATGACTTCAGAAATCGTCAAAGGACTTGCGCAGCAGTCGCTTCGGGGTGTTTCAAAAGATGCCGTCTGGACACTCGTGCTCGATGCGGGTCTTGCGCGAGACCAATTGACGCGCTGGAAACGATCGAAACATCAAGTCCAGCTCGCTACGCGTTTGGCACCCCTGTTGCATCGACCGTTACAGGACTGGGATCGTTATCAATTGTCGGACTCAGAACTGACGACTCTTCGGGAAATGACGGGAAAGCATTATCCGGATCGTTCGGATTTACCGATTCGTGGTCGCAAAGAGCTCGCTGTCGACGGAAAAGATATGATCCGCCTCGGTCTTCAAAAGCAACAGATCAAGGAAGCGCTCTTGCACTTGGAGAATAGCGTCGTCATGCGATCTTGTCCAAACGACCGAACGGCATTAATGGAGGAGGTAGAGCGATGGCGCACTCAGTCCGAGAACAAATCTTGA
- the bshA gene encoding N-acetyl-alpha-D-glucosaminyl L-malate synthase BshA codes for MKKAIGILCYPSVGGSGVVATELGMKLADRGHDVHFITSSMPFRLTEYRPNITVHLVEVNQYSVFKYPPYDITLASKVAEIIDLFDLDVIHAHYAVPHAVCADLGRNMAKKKGVAVVTTLHGTDITVIGQDLEMQPAIRYGIERSDAVTAVSESLALETNATLNAHYDIDVIANSIDESVYYPMRDERLKRHYGIEADEVVVIHISNFRPVKRIDDTLAAFAIAAKDRKMRLLLVGDGPEMGQTRRRAKELGIYDKVIFAGKQEHVAQLLAISDIHVLLSEKEAFGLVVLEAMAIGVPSVVSTAGGLPEVIQDGVTGYIVPTYDVKVAAARIGELADDSMLRERMAEEGIRDTRRRFDSNEIVRRYEQVYERVCARHELA; via the coding sequence ATGAAAAAAGCAATTGGGATTCTTTGTTATCCTTCCGTCGGCGGGAGTGGGGTCGTCGCAACGGAACTTGGTATGAAACTAGCAGATCGTGGACATGACGTTCACTTCATTACATCCAGCATGCCGTTTCGGCTGACAGAATATCGTCCAAACATCACGGTACACTTGGTTGAAGTCAACCAGTACTCCGTCTTTAAATATCCACCATACGACATTACGTTGGCGTCAAAAGTCGCAGAAATCATTGATTTATTTGATCTTGATGTCATCCATGCCCATTACGCCGTTCCGCACGCGGTCTGTGCAGATCTCGGACGAAACATGGCAAAGAAAAAAGGTGTCGCCGTCGTGACGACGTTACACGGAACGGACATCACCGTCATCGGGCAAGACTTAGAGATGCAACCGGCAATTCGTTACGGTATCGAACGATCAGACGCGGTCACGGCCGTCTCAGAGAGTCTAGCGCTTGAGACGAATGCGACGCTCAACGCACACTACGACATCGATGTCATTGCGAACTCGATTGATGAGAGTGTCTATTATCCGATGCGGGATGAACGCTTGAAGCGGCATTACGGCATCGAAGCGGACGAAGTCGTCGTCATTCATATCTCGAACTTCCGACCGGTCAAACGAATTGATGATACGCTTGCAGCGTTCGCCATTGCAGCGAAAGATCGGAAGATGCGTCTCTTACTTGTCGGGGATGGTCCAGAGATGGGACAAACGAGACGTCGCGCAAAGGAACTCGGCATTTACGACAAAGTGATCTTTGCTGGTAAACAGGAACACGTCGCGCAGTTGCTCGCCATCAGTGATATTCATGTTCTGTTGTCGGAAAAAGAAGCATTCGGACTCGTCGTCCTTGAGGCGATGGCAATTGGAGTCCCGAGTGTTGTCTCGACAGCAGGTGGCTTACCGGAAGTCATACAAGACGGCGTAACCGGGTATATCGTTCCAACCTACGACGTCAAAGTAGCTGCGGCACGAATCGGTGAACTCGCAGATGATTCGATGTTACGGGAGCGAATGGCAGAAGAGGGCATTCGCGATACGCGTCGTCGTTTTGATTCGAACGAGATCGTCCGCCGTTATGAACAAGTCTATGAACGGGTGTGTGCGCGTCATGAACTTGCTTGA
- a CDS encoding YitT family protein, translated as MAPPFQFPIRIQNIFWILVGSFIFAFGIYHFNVQNELAEGGFTGITLILKGLFGWSPSITNLVLNVPLFFVSYKILGRTTFVYTLIGTFSFSFWYGLIAKYSPLVIDLRDDMVLAALFAGVFIGVGLGIIFNNGGTTGGVDIIARLTKRYFGWSIGRTFLIFDFFVIVASLTYLDYKQAMYTLLAVYVGARVIDWMQEGTYAGKAAMIISDHRTEIADGIHATMNRGTTRLIAKGGYSGRDLEVLYVVVARNEINRLKTLVKSVDQHAFITLHDVYEVTGEGFTFDENRVPIKET; from the coding sequence ATGGCACCTCCATTCCAATTTCCGATTCGGATCCAGAACATTTTCTGGATTTTGGTCGGGTCATTCATCTTTGCTTTTGGTATTTATCATTTTAACGTTCAAAACGAGTTAGCAGAAGGCGGTTTTACTGGGATTACCTTAATCTTAAAAGGACTGTTCGGATGGTCTCCATCGATCACGAACTTAGTGTTGAATGTCCCACTTTTTTTCGTCAGTTATAAGATTCTTGGTCGAACGACCTTCGTCTACACGTTGATCGGTACATTCAGTTTTTCCTTCTGGTATGGATTGATTGCCAAATATTCACCTCTTGTCATCGACCTGCGCGACGATATGGTGCTTGCCGCGCTCTTTGCAGGTGTATTCATCGGCGTGGGTCTTGGTATCATTTTCAACAACGGCGGTACGACAGGTGGCGTCGATATCATCGCGCGTTTGACGAAACGCTACTTCGGTTGGTCGATCGGTCGAACATTCTTAATCTTTGATTTCTTCGTCATCGTCGCATCCTTGACGTATCTCGATTACAAACAAGCGATGTATACGTTACTTGCCGTCTACGTCGGCGCCCGTGTCATCGATTGGATGCAAGAGGGCACTTATGCTGGTAAAGCAGCGATGATCATCAGTGATCACCGGACGGAGATTGCAGACGGCATTCATGCGACAATGAATCGTGGCACGACCCGTCTGATCGCAAAAGGCGGTTACTCCGGACGAGATCTCGAAGTATTGTACGTCGTCGTCGCTCGTAATGAAATCAATCGCTTGAAGACACTTGTAAAAAGTGTCGATCAACATGCTTTCATTACCTTACATGACGTTTATGAAGTAACGGGAGAAGGCTTCACGTTCGACGAAAACCGGGTCCCAATCAAAGAAACGTAA
- a CDS encoding zinc metallopeptidase: MANYLIYLAIIIIVPIWAQMRVRSTYKKYQDVPIQSGVTGAQVADFIMKQNGITNVRLEPIGGTMSDHYDPTNKVVRLSEDVYYGSTVSAVSIAAHEIGHVIQDATDYNMMRVRHRIAPVASITSNLSFPLLLIGLFAGFSGLAMLGVVLMLGAVIFQLVTLPVEFDASNRAMAQLTEHGIIDAEEERGSRRVLNAAAWTYVAATLVAVAEFLRLALLVFNPSSDD, from the coding sequence GTGGCAAACTATTTGATCTATCTCGCGATCATCATCATCGTCCCGATTTGGGCTCAGATGCGGGTGCGGAGCACCTATAAAAAATATCAAGATGTTCCGATTCAGAGTGGGGTGACGGGAGCGCAGGTCGCCGACTTCATCATGAAGCAGAACGGGATCACGAACGTCCGTCTCGAGCCGATTGGTGGAACGATGTCCGACCATTATGACCCGACGAACAAAGTCGTTCGTTTGTCGGAAGACGTCTATTACGGTTCGACGGTCTCAGCCGTTTCGATTGCAGCACACGAAATCGGTCACGTCATTCAAGATGCGACGGATTACAATATGATGCGTGTCCGTCACCGGATCGCACCTGTCGCGTCGATTACGTCGAACTTATCGTTCCCACTGTTGTTGATTGGTCTATTTGCCGGTTTCAGTGGTCTTGCGATGCTGGGTGTCGTCTTGATGCTTGGTGCCGTCATCTTCCAACTCGTCACGTTACCAGTTGAGTTTGATGCCTCGAATCGAGCGATGGCGCAGTTGACGGAGCATGGTATCATTGATGCCGAAGAAGAACGTGGTTCACGTCGTGTCTTGAACGCAGCGGCTTGGACGTACGTCGCAGCAACACTCGTTGCCGTCGCCGAGTTTCTTCGTCTTGCACTGCTCGTCTTCAACCCATCAAGTGATGATTAA
- a CDS encoding DUF1405 domain-containing protein encodes MQGILTLLRHKAVLWIVGLINLAGTIYGYIWYEPQLATSKWYYYPFIPDSPTASLFFTIIVILWIFGRRSRLFEALAFVTLIKYGVWAVVMNALMLNQLGMENATLTAMALMLMVSHGAMAFQALLYSPLMTFRVKELVLVAIWVIHNDVVDYVLGQWPRYPALAEHIQWIGYGSFWLTGLCLLMGYLLVARDSIDNKIT; translated from the coding sequence TTGCAAGGTATTTTGACATTACTCCGCCATAAAGCAGTACTCTGGATCGTCGGATTGATCAACTTAGCAGGAACGATCTACGGCTACATCTGGTATGAACCGCAACTTGCGACATCGAAGTGGTATTACTATCCGTTCATTCCGGATAGCCCGACCGCCTCTCTCTTCTTTACGATCATCGTCATTCTCTGGATCTTTGGACGACGTTCCCGACTGTTTGAAGCGCTCGCGTTCGTGACATTGATTAAATATGGCGTCTGGGCAGTCGTCATGAATGCGTTGATGTTGAATCAACTCGGAATGGAGAATGCGACCTTAACGGCGATGGCACTGATGTTGATGGTGTCGCACGGAGCGATGGCGTTCCAGGCATTGTTATACAGTCCGCTGATGACGTTTCGCGTCAAGGAGCTCGTCCTCGTCGCCATCTGGGTCATCCACAACGATGTCGTCGATTACGTCCTCGGACAATGGCCGCGCTATCCGGCGCTTGCGGAGCACATTCAGTGGATCGGATACGGCTCCTTCTGGTTGACCGGATTATGTCTTTTGATGGGATATCTGCTTGTCGCACGCGATTCAATTGACAATAAGATCACTTGA
- a CDS encoding menaquinol-cytochrome c reductase cytochrome b/c subunit, producing the protein MHRGKGMKFVTDSRVSINNRMPNKSKDYSEYPGRTEAFWPNFLLREWMVGAVFLIGFMTLTIVEAAPLQNIADPTNTSYIPLPDWYFLFLYQLLKYQFAAGPYILMGTVILPGLAFTALLVAPWLDQGLERRPAKRPIAVSMMLLAVVSIVFLTWESVQTTHWDTIHKQGELTMNEGPKIDTSAKGYEIYSNQSCVNCHGKNLEGGAAAPALVGTKKTEEEIYEIADKGIGSMPAGQYKGSDADRKELAKFIASYGEGGENNK; encoded by the coding sequence ATGCATCGTGGTAAAGGAATGAAATTCGTCACCGATTCACGGGTGTCGATCAACAACCGGATGCCGAACAAGTCGAAAGACTACTCGGAATATCCAGGTCGAACGGAAGCGTTCTGGCCAAACTTCTTACTTCGCGAATGGATGGTTGGAGCGGTCTTCTTGATCGGCTTCATGACACTGACAATCGTAGAAGCAGCACCACTTCAAAACATTGCCGATCCGACGAATACGTCGTACATTCCACTTCCGGACTGGTACTTCCTATTCCTCTATCAGCTCTTGAAATATCAATTCGCTGCAGGTCCATACATCTTGATGGGTACGGTCATCCTTCCAGGTCTTGCGTTCACAGCACTTCTCGTCGCGCCATGGCTCGACCAAGGTCTTGAACGTCGTCCTGCGAAACGTCCGATCGCAGTCAGCATGATGCTCCTCGCAGTCGTCTCGATCGTCTTCTTGACATGGGAATCTGTTCAAACGACTCACTGGGATACAATCCATAAACAAGGTGAGTTGACGATGAACGAAGGACCAAAAATTGATACATCGGCAAAAGGATACGAAATTTATTCGAACCAGTCATGTGTCAACTGTCACGGTAAAAACCTCGAGGGTGGAGCAGCAGCTCCGGCACTCGTTGGTACGAAGAAGACAGAAGAAGAGATTTATGAAATCGCAGATAAAGGTATCGGTTCGATGCCTGCTGGTCAGTACAAAGGATCAGATGCGGATCGTAAAGAACTCGCGAAATTCATCGCTTCATACGGTGAAGGCGGCGAAAACAATAAATAA
- the qcrB gene encoding menaquinol-cytochrome c reductase cytochrome b subunit: MMQKIYDWIDERVDITPLWRDIADHEVPEHVNPAHNFSAFVYCFGGLTFFTIVIQILSGMFLTMYYVPDIINAHASVYYLQNEVAHGQIVRGMHHWGASVVIVMLFLHTLRVFFTGSYKKPRELNWVVGVLLFFVVLALGLTGYLLPWDMKALFATKVTIQIAESIPVIGGIAKTLLAGGEIVGASTIARFFAIHVFFLPAALFVLLGAHFMMIRKQGISGPL, from the coding sequence ATGATGCAAAAAATCTATGATTGGATCGATGAGCGCGTTGACATTACGCCGCTCTGGCGAGATATCGCCGACCATGAAGTACCGGAGCACGTCAACCCGGCACATAACTTTTCAGCTTTCGTTTATTGTTTTGGCGGATTGACGTTCTTTACGATCGTCATCCAGATTCTTTCGGGGATGTTCTTGACGATGTATTATGTACCGGACATCATCAACGCACACGCGTCCGTCTACTATCTTCAAAATGAAGTCGCACACGGACAAATCGTTCGTGGTATGCACCACTGGGGTGCGTCGGTCGTTATCGTAATGTTGTTCCTACATACATTACGTGTCTTCTTCACTGGTTCATACAAAAAACCACGTGAATTGAACTGGGTCGTCGGAGTTCTCTTGTTCTTCGTCGTCTTAGCTCTCGGTCTGACAGGATACCTATTGCCTTGGGACATGAAAGCGTTGTTCGCGACAAAAGTTACGATTCAGATTGCTGAAAGTATTCCGGTCATCGGTGGTATCGCGAAGACCCTCCTTGCGGGTGGAGAAATCGTCGGCGCAAGTACAATCGCTCGATTCTTTGCGATTCACGTCTTCTTCCTTCCTGCAGCATTGTTCGTCTTGCTCGGGGCCCACTTCATGATGATCCGTAAACAAGGGATCTCTGGACCACTTTAA
- a CDS encoding ubiquinol-cytochrome c reductase iron-sulfur subunit: MAQNGSNVTRRQFLTYTLTGVGGFMAATMVMPMVNFAVDPVLKKSGAGDKVKVMKLSDITTEPKRVDFKKQTQDAWYEFEETLSAWVFKDDKGEILALSPICKHLGCQVSFGSDPTHPEQFYCPCHFGRYTKDGVNVPGTPPTKPLDGYEMQQKDGFLYLGKPVERGA, encoded by the coding sequence ATGGCTCAAAACGGGTCTAACGTAACACGTCGTCAGTTCTTGACGTATACATTGACAGGCGTCGGCGGTTTCATGGCGGCGACGATGGTCATGCCGATGGTCAACTTCGCAGTTGATCCAGTCCTGAAGAAATCAGGAGCAGGCGATAAAGTAAAAGTAATGAAGTTGTCGGATATCACGACAGAACCAAAACGGGTCGACTTCAAGAAACAAACGCAAGATGCATGGTATGAGTTCGAAGAAACGTTGTCAGCTTGGGTGTTCAAAGATGATAAGGGAGAAATTCTAGCCCTCTCACCAATTTGTAAACACTTAGGTTGCCAAGTCAGCTTCGGTTCAGATCCGACGCACCCGGAGCAATTCTATTGCCCATGTCACTTCGGTCGGTACACGAAGGATGGCGTCAACGTTCCAGGAACGCCTCCGACGAAACCACTCGATGGTTATGAAATGCAGCAGAAAGATGGTTTCCTCTACCTTGGTAAACCAGTCGAAAGAGGTGCGTAA
- a CDS encoding DUF2487 family protein, giving the protein MRFKPSDVQRTRSEQAYIDTLIVPLLPVGFDEAMHAYAECADMTLTVASEVERQLSGRALLVPALTYIDAPSIEQLEGWRQAAASGQFRFITFITADLRWKETAAEEIIYVPRLALETMSRDQQGQMVGNFVGQVLEQLGNRWTAL; this is encoded by the coding sequence TTGCGTTTCAAACCATCCGACGTACAGCGGACACGAAGCGAGCAAGCGTACATCGATACGCTGATCGTGCCTTTGCTTCCGGTCGGTTTCGATGAGGCGATGCATGCTTACGCGGAATGCGCAGACATGACATTGACGGTGGCGTCCGAAGTTGAACGCCAGCTATCCGGACGGGCGTTGCTCGTTCCTGCTCTGACCTACATCGATGCACCGTCGATCGAACAGTTGGAAGGATGGCGTCAAGCGGCTGCTTCCGGGCAATTCCGTTTCATCACCTTCATCACCGCTGATTTAAGGTGGAAGGAGACTGCTGCTGAAGAGATTATCTACGTGCCACGTCTAGCTCTTGAGACGATGAGTCGTGACCAACAAGGTCAGATGGTCGGGAATTTTGTTGGACAAGTTCTCGAACAGTTAGGAAACCGTTGGACCGCGCTATGA
- a CDS encoding ReoY family proteolytic degradation factor, whose protein sequence is MIERKQRFLRRILTYYTLKRREAKWIIDYWLRNEAKLEQVHFVQNATFAPKAIIMTTYGFDAEPFLFKKGDVTTLDPEKAYHDIRLTSEDIYIELNFQGMMMDDEYLSLLEENPFRPEVAVEPRLADEATHFIAVTVNRQEEERLVRLIDEALDARDQHRFHSLSEQLRLVRSQLP, encoded by the coding sequence ATGATAGAGAGAAAGCAGCGATTCTTACGCCGCATCTTGACCTATTACACGTTAAAGCGACGGGAAGCGAAATGGATCATCGATTATTGGCTGCGTAATGAGGCAAAACTCGAGCAAGTACACTTCGTCCAAAATGCGACCTTCGCACCGAAGGCAATCATCATGACGACATACGGATTCGATGCAGAACCGTTTCTCTTCAAAAAAGGGGATGTCACGACGTTAGATCCAGAAAAAGCGTATCATGACATCCGCCTGACCTCGGAAGATATCTATATCGAGTTGAACTTCCAAGGTATGATGATGGATGACGAGTATTTGTCTTTACTAGAAGAAAATCCGTTTCGCCCAGAAGTTGCTGTTGAACCGCGTTTAGCGGATGAAGCGACACATTTCATCGCGGTCACGGTCAATCGGCAGGAAGAAGAACGGTTAGTCCGCTTGATTGATGAAGCGCTAGATGCACGCGATCAACATCGGTTCCACTCCCTTTCCGAACAGTTACGGCTCGTTCGAAGTCAACTTCCTTAA
- a CDS encoding tetratricopeptide repeat protein, with protein MTESGAFALNEQLLNGIIEELEHGHTSEALAALEKLEKTGTDEDRLAVADLYIELGLSDRAVDLLAPLYVEYAGNAGVALLLAECYIDLDREEEAISVLEQVDTSDMEYGPRSLVLLADLYQSQGLDEVALAKLKEARNLAPDEPLLAYGLAELYMTLGAFDQAVPLFAEIAERPELRAELPLDALYAESLAMTGQFEDAIPLYERAVAERSDLHTLFGLAMTAHRVGQHQKAVETFQQLIAQDPDYTSAYVPYAESQAELGLTKEALNVIKQGMERDDYNDELRTMEALFLLKLGDRAGSVQALREALALNPESIVAAERLLSLLAEDEDHEAMIETISAIEEHVTAPILTWYRARALYALEEYTQAMENYAIVEGAFTEDALFLKEYGFALVEEGRREEGQRLLRRAAQLTPEDNELVDYVERMDG; from the coding sequence ATGACAGAAAGTGGGGCGTTTGCCTTGAATGAACAACTATTGAATGGCATCATCGAAGAATTAGAACATGGTCACACCTCAGAAGCGTTAGCAGCATTAGAAAAACTCGAAAAGACAGGGACGGATGAGGACCGCCTCGCCGTTGCCGATCTCTATATCGAACTCGGATTGTCTGACCGGGCGGTCGATCTCTTGGCACCACTTTACGTTGAATATGCGGGTAACGCGGGAGTTGCCTTGTTACTTGCAGAATGTTATATCGATTTGGATCGCGAAGAAGAAGCGATCTCGGTCCTCGAGCAGGTTGATACGTCGGACATGGAATATGGTCCCCGGTCTCTTGTTTTACTTGCGGACCTTTATCAGTCGCAAGGTCTTGACGAAGTAGCGTTAGCGAAGCTGAAGGAAGCACGTAATCTTGCGCCGGACGAACCGTTACTTGCATACGGTTTGGCTGAGCTCTACATGACGCTCGGCGCGTTTGATCAGGCGGTACCGTTATTCGCTGAAATTGCGGAGCGTCCAGAGTTACGTGCTGAATTGCCTCTCGATGCCCTTTATGCGGAATCGCTCGCGATGACAGGACAATTTGAAGATGCGATTCCACTGTACGAACGTGCTGTCGCAGAACGCTCCGACCTGCATACGCTGTTTGGTCTTGCGATGACGGCTCACCGTGTTGGTCAACATCAAAAAGCGGTCGAGACATTCCAGCAATTGATTGCACAGGATCCAGACTATACGTCGGCGTACGTACCATATGCGGAAAGCCAAGCCGAACTTGGTTTGACGAAAGAAGCGCTGAACGTCATCAAACAAGGAATGGAGCGCGACGATTATAATGATGAGTTGCGGACGATGGAAGCCTTGTTCCTTCTAAAACTCGGTGATCGCGCAGGAAGCGTCCAAGCGTTGCGTGAAGCACTTGCCTTGAATCCGGAATCAATCGTCGCAGCGGAACGTTTGCTTTCGTTACTAGCTGAAGACGAGGACCACGAAGCGATGATCGAGACGATCTCTGCCATCGAAGAACACGTCACGGCTCCGATTCTGACATGGTACCGGGCACGCGCTTTGTATGCCTTAGAGGAATACACACAAGCGATGGAGAATTATGCGATAGTCGAAGGTGCATTCACGGAAGATGCGCTCTTCTTGAAAGAGTATGGATTTGCACTCGTCGAGGAAGGACGGCGTGAAGAGGGGCAACGTCTCCTCCGTCGCGCTGCCCAGTTGACACCAGAAGATAACGAACTCGTCGACTATGTTGAACGAATGGATGGATGA